One Tunturibacter gelidoferens genomic region harbors:
- a CDS encoding Gfo/Idh/MocA family protein yields the protein MISSVRNRLLFAASFLAATFSFSTSADAQTAPPTRVAIVGLVHGHVQGFLHNLAAHPEIALVGISEPDPALRQKYIAKTHLSGDLFFATEAEMLKHTQPQAILVYTSIAGHRAAIEEAAPLHIAAMVEKPLATTVEDALAIQALSERYNVPVLTNYETTWYNSNTAAVKMLEEGKIGDLRKLVVHDGHEGPKEIGVDPEFLSWLTDPKQNGAGALFDFGCYGVDLATWILHGELPTTVTAVTLQIKPKIYPNVDDDSTVVLTYPHAQAILQGSWNWPFARKDMEIYGATGYVDTVYEDAAPGAKLRARLSGEKSEHVETAPALQAPQNDSLNYLAAVLAGTVKPQHDLNSLDTNITVVRILDAARRSAQSGKTIYVAQEVAAAAK from the coding sequence ATGATCTCGTCGGTTAGAAATCGTCTCCTCTTCGCAGCTTCCTTTCTGGCAGCAACCTTCTCTTTTTCTACGAGCGCAGATGCTCAGACGGCTCCGCCGACACGTGTGGCAATTGTCGGGCTGGTTCATGGCCATGTGCAGGGCTTTCTGCATAATCTCGCCGCGCACCCGGAGATTGCTCTTGTGGGCATCTCTGAACCTGATCCGGCGCTGCGCCAGAAGTATATTGCGAAGACACACCTGTCTGGCGATCTGTTCTTCGCGACTGAAGCTGAGATGCTGAAGCATACGCAGCCGCAGGCGATTCTGGTTTATACCTCGATCGCGGGACATCGAGCAGCTATTGAGGAGGCTGCGCCGTTGCACATCGCGGCCATGGTGGAGAAGCCGCTGGCCACTACGGTGGAAGACGCGCTTGCCATTCAGGCGCTCTCGGAGAGGTACAACGTTCCTGTCCTGACGAACTACGAGACGACCTGGTACAACTCGAATACTGCAGCGGTAAAGATGCTGGAAGAGGGAAAGATTGGCGATCTGCGGAAGCTGGTCGTGCATGATGGTCACGAGGGTCCGAAGGAGATTGGGGTCGATCCGGAGTTTTTGAGCTGGCTCACCGATCCGAAGCAGAATGGCGCGGGTGCTCTGTTCGACTTTGGTTGCTATGGGGTGGACCTTGCGACGTGGATCCTGCATGGGGAGCTGCCAACAACTGTGACCGCGGTTACGCTGCAGATTAAGCCGAAGATCTATCCCAACGTTGATGATGACAGCACGGTGGTGCTGACCTATCCTCACGCGCAGGCGATCCTTCAGGGCTCGTGGAACTGGCCTTTTGCACGCAAGGATATGGAGATCTACGGGGCCACCGGGTATGTGGATACGGTGTATGAGGATGCAGCGCCAGGTGCGAAGCTTCGCGCTCGTTTGAGCGGAGAGAAATCTGAACACGTTGAGACTGCGCCGGCGCTTCAGGCTCCGCAAAATGATTCGCTGAACTATCTTGCGGCGGTTCTGGCCGGAACGGTGAAGCCGCAGCATGATCTGAACTCGCTCGATACGAACATCACTGTCGTTCGTATTCTCGATGCTGCGCGACGTTCTGCGCAGAGCGGGAAGACGATTTATGTCGCACAGGAAGTGGCAGCGGCGGCCAAGTAG
- a CDS encoding LpxI family protein translates to MTVPGEPEKLGLIAGNGRFPFLLLDAARAHGLQVVVAAINEETDTEMNERAAADAGVRVHWLSLGELSRLIETFRAEGVTRAVMAGQVKHKQIFSSIRPDWRLAKLLLNLRTRNTDMLLGAVAKVLGDEGIELISSTQYLEPLLAKTGVLTRRAPDEEEEKDIVYGRAVGQAIAGYDLGQTVVIAAQACVAVEAMEGTDATIARAGELFRTLEGGDETTLRRGLTVVKVAKPNQDMRFDVPVIGVATIEAMKAAGATCLAIEAERTLMFDPAAIVRAADDGGIAIVGK, encoded by the coding sequence ATGACTGTACCGGGCGAACCAGAGAAGTTGGGATTGATTGCGGGGAACGGGCGCTTTCCGTTTCTCCTGCTGGACGCTGCGCGTGCGCACGGCTTGCAGGTTGTGGTCGCGGCGATCAACGAAGAGACCGACACGGAGATGAATGAACGCGCGGCTGCCGATGCTGGGGTTCGCGTTCATTGGCTGTCGCTTGGCGAGCTGTCGCGGCTGATTGAGACGTTTCGTGCGGAGGGCGTAACGAGGGCCGTGATGGCTGGTCAGGTGAAGCACAAGCAGATCTTCTCCAGCATTCGGCCGGATTGGCGGCTGGCGAAGCTGCTGCTGAACCTTCGCACTCGTAATACCGATATGCTGCTTGGCGCGGTGGCGAAGGTGCTCGGCGATGAGGGGATCGAACTAATCTCCTCGACGCAGTATCTGGAGCCGCTGCTGGCGAAGACTGGTGTGCTCACGCGGCGGGCTCCTGATGAGGAAGAGGAGAAGGACATTGTTTACGGCAGGGCTGTTGGGCAGGCGATTGCCGGTTATGATCTGGGCCAGACCGTGGTGATTGCGGCGCAGGCCTGTGTTGCGGTGGAGGCGATGGAAGGAACGGACGCGACGATCGCGCGGGCCGGCGAGCTTTTTCGGACGCTTGAGGGGGGAGATGAGACTACGCTTCGTCGCGGTCTGACGGTGGTGAAGGTCGCGAAACCCAACCAGGATATGCGCTTTGACGTGCCAGTGATTGGCGTCGCAACGATCGAGGCCATGAAAGCTGCGGGTGCTACCTGCCTGGCGATTGAGGCGGAGAGGACACTGATGTTTGATCCTGCGGCGATTGTGAGGGCGGCGGACGATGGCGGGATTGCGATCGTCGGGAAGTAA